From Sporohalobacter salinus:
TTTTAACAATGCTGCTGCAATGTCAATAGAAATATAATCCTCTTCAGCTAAACCTTCAATTAATTTAGTCTCTTTAGCTAGATTATCTTTTTCCAAGATTTCAGATACTTTATCTAAAATTAGTTCCATTTTACTCTCTTCTACATCACTAGCCGAAGGAGTCTGTCTTCGCTGAATCTTAGTTTTTGCATACTTTTCTATCTTCTTTAATTGATAAATTTCTTTACCTACTACAAAGGTGAAAGCATAACCTTGTCTTCCTACTCGACCTGTTCTTCCAATTCTATGTACATAATACTCTATATCCTGTGGAATATCATAATTAAACACAGCCTCTACATCATTAACATCAATTCCTCTAGCTGCTACATCAGTTGCTACTAATGTTTCAATAGTTCCATTTTTAAATTTATCCATAACTCTGTCTCTTTGTGATTGGTTTAACCCACCATGAATTCCATCTACAAAATATCCCCGGGCTTGTAGTTTAATAGTAAGTTCATCTACCTGTTTTCGTGTATTACAAAAAACAATCGATAACTTAGGATTATAAATGTCAATCAATCTTGATAAAACTTCTAATTTATTTCTTCGTTTAACTTCAAAATATGCCTGTTCAATATTCGGTACTGTTAACTTCTTATGAACCACCTTAACTATTTCCGGATCATTCTGATACTTCTTTCTTAACTTCAAAATAGACTTAGGCATAGTAGCAGAAAAGAAAATGGTCTGCCTTTTTCCTTCAACTCCTTCTAAGATCGTCTCTATATCATCTCTAAAGCCCATATTTAACATTTCATCAGCTTCATCTAAAATCGCCATCTTTAAATTATCAAACTTTAAAGTTCCTCGCCTCATATGATCCATTGTTCTACCTGGTGTTCCAATTACAATCTGAACTCCCTTATTTAGAGCTTTAATCTGACGTTTAATAGATTGCCCACCATAAACTGGGAGAGTTTTTATTTTATTTTTATACTTTGCTAATCTTCCTATTTCTTCGGACACCTGAATAGCTAATTCTCTAGTAGG
This genomic window contains:
- a CDS encoding DEAD/DEAH box helicase, with product MKKKQFEELGLSKEINKAVEDMGFEETTPIQTEAIPHLLAGKDVIGQAQTGTGKTAAFGIPILERIDGNDKSVQALVLCPTRELAIQVSEEIGRLAKYKNKIKTLPVYGGQSIKRQIKALNKGVQIVIGTPGRTMDHMRRGTLKFDNLKMAILDEADEMLNMGFRDDIETILEGVEGKRQTIFFSATMPKSILKLRKKYQNDPEIVKVVHKKLTVPNIEQAYFEVKRRNKLEVLSRLIDIYNPKLSIVFCNTRKQVDELTIKLQARGYFVDGIHGGLNQSQRDRVMDKFKNGTIETLVATDVAARGIDVNDVEAVFNYDIPQDIEYYVHRIGRTGRVGRQGYAFTFVVGKEIYQLKKIEKYAKTKIQRRQTPSASDVEESKMELILDKVSEILEKDNLAKETKLIEGLAEEDYISIDIAAALLKLVMEREKQNDSESVEDFGDTGAEPGMVRLFINVGSKQKITPGDVVGAIAGETSISGDLVGLIDIYDKFTFVEVPREYAKEVLQIMKDNKIKGKNIDIELANPK